In Panthera uncia isolate 11264 unplaced genomic scaffold, Puncia_PCG_1.0 HiC_scaffold_2535, whole genome shotgun sequence, the genomic window TTGGCGTATCTGTCCAGATGTTCAGATATTTCAGTGGGCTCTGAAGAAGTACTTATCTAGGTAGCCCAGTAGGCTGGTTTGGGACACCTGTGTAATACTCAAATGATTTTGGCAGACTGTATTTTATAGCACCAGGTGTTCATGTATTCAGGACATGGACGGAGGTGGTCACTTGTTCAGGTGTTAAGGTATTAAGATGAAAAGATGGAATGTCTTGACAGGGAGCCAGTTCTAGATATTAAGATAGGTAGGGTGGGGGCACATGCCAAGGAGGAAGGCTGGGCTTATAACAGCTATCATGCCTGCAGGctgttttttgtatgtttggtttgggttttgggttttttggtgggAGAAACATCTGTTGAGATATCCAGGTGTCCTTGGAAATGGGGTATTCTGGTGTAGCTGTTCCATTGTCCAAGAGTGGTTTTGACGGAACCCTatctgggagaggaagggagttTGGGGCACCTGTCTCCATGTGGGAAAGCAATTGGAGGGTTGTAGTAGGGTGTTGTAGAGACAGACTGGGATGGGTTACCTGGCCCATAGATGTAGCTGTGAACTGGAAGCTTCCCAGCATCATACGCAGCAGTGACAGGAACTCTTTGTTCTCATAGTCAAAGCGGTCCCCAAAGACAATGGAGCTGATAACATTGGACACTGTCCGGCTCAGGAAGAAGGTGGGATCAATGAAGGCGCCTAGGGAAGGGGATGGGGTTGAGGAGAAACAGGTATCTGGGGGAGCATCCACTAGGCAGTCTGACACCAGTCCAAGAATTGGAGGAAAGCACCAGGGTGATGAGACAAGCTCCCAACACAAGGCCCtagagccaggagcctggacTCCTTCCCCCAGTCCAGTCAGTCCCCTTCCAGGACCAGAAAGCGCACATATCCACGTGAATgctcctgctccttctccctcATTCCCTCCTGGCTCACCATGCGTGTCCCGGAGGGCCTCGATGAGGAAGCCCACTTCCTCCTGGATGCGCTCCTCGATGCCGCGCTTGCCCACACCAAAGTCCCGCAGCGTGGTGATGGAGAAGCGCCGGAGCTGCTTGGCTCGTTCGCCATTGCTGAATGCcacacctgggggggggggaagggggtcaaccgtgggagacagagagagattcaACTCAAAGTCAGAGACATACTGAAAGAGAAGGCGACCTAGTTGGAAGAAAAGAGTCGGAAGGAGAGAGGCAAGTCAGATGCCCAGAGAAACAGAGATTTGGACAGacataaagacagagaaagaagtaagggagggccagagggaggtgACATCTGTGGATATCTGAGAGGTGGCAATAAAAATCCTGAAGGATCCTAACACTGagctggggaaagaagaaaatagggagagagaacaaagaaggTCGGGAGAGAGGAAAGACTGTTTCCAGAGACAGAGGCATGGGTGTGAAGCAGAAACAGAGTGAGATTCtcacacagaagaggaaaagagtagAGGGAGGATGAAGGGAGGGGAAGCACAGAAGCttagagggagaaaaagacaaggaCGTGGAGGTGGACTGACCACAGTTCTGAGGCAGAAATCCCAAGAGCTCCtcaaagacacacagaaagaagagGCATATCTGAGAGAGAACAGGGACATGGGGCCAAGAAGCAGGGGACATAGAGACGCAGGCACTCAGGGTCAAGTTAGAGAAGACCAGGGAGAAGGGACAATaagcagggacagggacagaggggagcAAGGGGAGAACTCGGCCTCAGCCTTGGGTGGGAGGGTGAGTCAAGAGAAGaacagtggggaaactgaggccatcAAGTGTTCCTGACCACATGCCCCCATCCCGAGCCCCTCACCATAGCCTTTGAAGAGCCAGTCGAAGGTGGCCTGCCCGCCTCGCCCACTGAATTCCTCAGCCTGGTCCACCAGCGCCTCCTTCACGGCCTCGTGTCCACACAGCACCACAATGCGCCGCGGCCCCAGGTGGACCGTGAACACGGGGCCATAGCGCTCGCTGATCTAACCAAAGTGAGAGTGCTTAGAGGGAGCAGCCCCACTGGGAACTGGCCCTGTGCCCAGACCTCACCCATTGCATGCATTTCCCCCAGGTTCTGGCACTCAAGGGGCAGGTATCCCAGGATCTACTCTTTCCTGCCTAGGACCCTGCTGCCCCATCTTTACAATTCCACTTTCCTAAGACTCCCATCCAACCTTGCCCACCCCCTGCCACAATGCCCCAGCTCAATTAggcaggcccccagccccacccccttccaccaCCCCTGCCTCAAGGTACCTTCATGAGAGAGTTGTACATTTGCTGTGTGTTCAGCTGCAGGTAATTCCCGATGAAGGGCAATGGGGTGGGTCCTGGAGGGAGCTTCCCCCAGAgcttcctctgcctccaggcAGACATCAAGACCATTATTGTCAGGCAGGTGAGCAAAGCCACCAGAAGGAGCCCTGAGGCCAGCATGATGGCAGTGGGAGTGACAGATCGCTGGGGTGGTTTGCCTTTATACCACTTGAACAAGAAGGGCGGACTTTGATTCTAATTATGTAATTGTGCCATTTCACCTCCAGGTACACCCTCCTGGGCTCACCACAGAACTTGAGACACAGCCAGTAAGGCAGGAGAAGGGGACCTCAAGGAGATTAACAGGGAGAGGGCCCCAAGACAGAATGTGTCACGCCTCAAGGGAGTCCACCCCAGGGCTGCAGACTTGGTGAGACATAGATTCCAGAACTGAAGAGTTTATAATATTTGCATGGGGAGCCCCCTGAGCTTTGGATTTAGGATCTCAGAGTGAGAACAGACCCCAACATGTACGTTTTGAGGTCTCCAGAGTGAAGAATCCAATATCTGGGTTTGAGGATGAGATTCCAGGGACTCAATTTGAGGGTATTGGGGCAAGGGAGGACCCCTGGTTGTGATGAGGGTTCCTGGGAGAAGTATATGGGAATCCAGCACGATCAGGGAATGAGCACTTGACCCAAACTTTGACCTGCCTTTGTTTTGGACACAGTGTCACCTCGGGTACCCAGAATCCTCACTGGGGCCTCAGAGAAAGGTCAGGATCAGTGTCATGGCCTGTCTGTGGTTGGGAAAGGGGTAGAAGTCCAGAGCCACATTCAAGTGGAACTTTCcttaggaaagaagagaaactcATGGTCTTCCCCCTTGCatctgtctccttctatctctgtctcaaaaataaataaacgtttaaaattttttcttaacaacaacaacaaaaaagactaaCTCATAGTCTCAGTGGCAGAGAGACTGGGCAGAACTTGAAAATAGTAATGACATCCACCAATACGGTGCCAAAAAGCCCAGCTGTCTCAAAGGGTGTGATTTACAGAAAGCCGCACTGGCCCTACCCAGGTCCCTGGGGGAGCTTACTAAGTTCATCATTTCCATGTTGGTTTAGGAGAGAGCCGGGCCCTGGATGTTGAAAGTGGTTGTGAGGACAGATGGTGGCCCTGCTGTCCTCTCCTCAGTGACCTTCTTCCTTAACAAGAGGGTGCTCCCCTTTGGTGAGCACTAACTATGAAGAGGCAGTGTGCAAACTGTGATCTCATGGAATCCTTCTGGCAGTGGGGTTCCGTCATAGCATCTTCATTTTGCTCTTCAGAAGAA contains:
- the LOC125917829 gene encoding cytochrome P450 2A13-like; the encoded protein is MEMMNLWYKGKPPQRSVTPTAIMLASGLLLVALLTCLTIMVLMSAWRQRKLWGKLPPGPTPLPFIGNYLQLNTQQMYNSLMKISERYGPVFTVHLGPRRIVVLCGHEAVKEALVDQAEEFSGRGGQATFDWLFKGYGVAFSNGERAKQLRRFSITTLRDFGVGKRGIEERIQEEVGFLIEALRDTHGAFIDPTFFLSRTVSNVISSIVFGDRFDYENKEFLSLLRMMLGSFQFTATSMGQLYEMFYSVMKYLPGPQQQAFKDLKGLEDFIAKKVEQNQRTLDPNSPRDFIDSFLIRMQEEQNNPDTEFYLKNLVLTTLNLFFAGTETVSTTLRYGFLLLMKHPDVEAKIHEEIDQVIGKNRQPKFEDRAKMPYTEAVIHEIQRFGDMIPMGVARRVTKDTKFREFFLPKGTEVFPMLGSVLRDPKFFSHPRDFHPQHFLDEKGQFKKSDAFVPFSIGKRPGSACC